A single genomic interval of Chrysemys picta bellii isolate R12L10 chromosome 8, ASM1138683v2, whole genome shotgun sequence harbors:
- the TIE1 gene encoding tyrosine-protein kinase receptor Tie-1 isoform X2: protein MRSKPEAFRWRIWWGFYTAWGRPRWSRPGWSTCITAGMDSSHGSEFQCAGHCTNTEQKGGLSPQLRAHLVPLKVTQTVSIADSATFSAKVLHKKNTDVLWKRNGTYYQTTDRGEVNGTLFTLTLPDVGLSENGVYSAAFIGDSPLTSAFYRLIVRGCPAKKWGPSCEKDCPDCLNGGICHDSVGECICPPGFMGTRCEKACREGRFGRNCQEQCNNDQGCKGLSFCLPDPYGCSCASGWSGLQCSTACPLGRYGADCALECHCQNGGTCNRFSGCVCPSGCHGERCEKSDRSPQIINLAAELEFNLGSQPVISCMATGNPPPVRDSIELRKADGTVLTSIKAIMETDKTTSEFLVPMLTEADTGLWECRVSTSGGQDSRRVNVNVKVPPVPLRPPRLLAKQSRQLVVSPVDGFSGDGPVTSIKLLYKPKDNTSPWSSIVVDNSENITLMNLRPVTAYLVKVQLTRPGDKGEGAMGPQAVMVTECQEPTAKPVIEGWSVEGKNTLHVNWNLPNNYEPANGFVVRLLDSAKVLVREMNITSMFVHSARIPNLEFNKEYGLEVLVYHCTSLGPPSDLYKVMINSKGPSSPRSLHAEPLTDTIVKLTWQAPEYPNGGVSKYIVELQQLGGASEPQWVDTDSGGETTKTIPGLNASTCYQFRVRANSHVPGEWSEPVKAETLGDGALSEVPRLQSQDMQPSGIDQQLLMAIIGSVSVTCLTILFALLALFLIKKNFFHRRRTFTYQSGSGEETILQFNSGTLTLTRRPKPQPEPLSYPILEWEDIKFEDMIGEGNFGQVIRAMIKKDGLKMNAAIKMLKEFASENDHRDFAGELEVLCKLGHHPNIINLLGACENKGYLYIAIEYAPYGNLLDFLRKSRVLETDPAFAKEHGTASTLTSQQLLQFASDVAKGMQYLSEKQFIHRDLAARNILVGENLASKIADFGLSRGEEVYVKKTMGRLPVRWMAIESLNYSVYTTKSDVWSFGVLLWEIVSLGGTPYCGMTCAELYEKLPQGYRMEKPRNCDDEVYELMKQCWRDRPYERPPFAQISMQLIRMLEARKAYVNMALFENFTYAGIDATAEEA from the exons CCCAcctggtcccactgaaagtcaCCCAGACTGTGAGCATTGCGGACTCGGCCACCTTCTCTGCCAAAGTCCTTCACAAGAAGAACACAGATGTCTTATGGAAAAGAAATG GTACCTACTACCAGACAACGGACCGGGGTGAAGTGAATGGGACGCTGTTCACCTTAACCCTACCGGATGTGGGTCTGAGTGAGAATGGGGTATACAGTGCTGCATTCATTGGGGACAGTCCCCTGACAAGTGCCTTTTACAGGCTGATTGTGAGAG GGTGTCCAGCGAAGAAGTGGGGCCCTTCTTGTGAGAAGGACTGTCCTGACTGCCTGAATGGAGGCATCTGCCACGACAGTGTTGGGGAGTGCATCTGCCCCCCAGGTTTCATGGGCACACGCTGTGAGAAAG CCTGTAGGGAAGGGAGGTTTGGCCGTAACTGCCAGGAACAGTGCAACAATGACCAGGGCTGCAAGGGACTAAGCTTCTGCCTGCCGGATCCATACGGCTGTTCCTGCGCTTCTGGATGGAGTGGCTTACAGTGCAGTACAG cctgccctctTGGACGCTATGGCGCAGACTGTGCCCTGGAGTGTCACTGCCAAAATGGAGGCACCTGCAACCGCTTCAGTGGCTGTGTTTGCCCATCAGGGTGTCATGGGGAGCGCTGCGAGAAATCAG ATCGGAGTCCCCAGATCATCAACTTGGCTGCAGAGCTGGAGTTTAACCTGGGTTCCCAGCCTGTGATCAGCTGTATGGCCACGGGCAACCCGCCCCCAGTGCGAGACAGCATCGAGTTGCGCAAGGCTGACGGGACAGTGCTCACG tCGATTAAAGCCATCATGGAAACAGACAAAACCACCTCTGAGTTCCTGGTGCCAATGCTCACCGAGGCGGACACGGGCCTCTGGGAGTGCAGAGTTTCCACCAGCGGGGGACAGGACAGCCGGAGAGTCAATGTCAATGTCAAAG TCCCTCCAGTGCCACTGAGGCCTCCCCGGCTGCTGGCCAAGCAAAGTCGGCAGCTTGTGGTTTCCCCAGTGGATGGATTCTCTGGTGACGGCCCAGTCACCTCCATCAAACTGCTCTACAAGCCCAAGGACAACACCTCGCCTTGGTCATCCATTGTGG TTGACAACAGTGAAAACATCACACTCATGAACCTACGGCCAGTCACGGCCTACCTGGTCAAGGTGCAGCTGACTCGCCCTGGTGACAAAGGGGAAGGTGCCATGGGACCGCAGGCGGTCATGGTGACAGAGTGTCAAG AACCCACAGCCAAGCCTGTGATCGAAGGCTGGTCCGTAGAGGGGAAGAACACGCTTCATGTTAATTGGAACTTGCCAAATAACTACGAGCCAGCAAATGGGTTCGTTGTACGTCTCTTGGACTCAGCAAAAGTGCTTGTCCGTGAGATGAATATAACCTCCATGTTTGTGCACTCTGCCCGCATCCCTAACCTGGAGTTCAACAAGGAGTATGGCCTGGAAGTGTTGGTCTATCACTGCACCAGCCTGGGCCCTCCATCTGACCTCTACAAGGTCATGATCAACAGCAAAG gcccctcctcccccaggtctcTCCACGCAGAGCCCCTCACGGACACTATCGTCAAACTCACCTGGCAGGCCCCTGAGTATCCCAACGGGGGTGTCAGTAAGTACAttgtggagctgcagcagctgggtGGGGCCAGTGAGCCACAGTGGGTTGACACGGACAGCGGTGGGGAGACCACGAAGACCATCCCGGGCCTCAACGCCAGCACATGCTACCAGTTCCGGGTCCGAGCGAACTCCCATGTGCCTGGGGAGTGGAGTGAGCCTGTGAAGGCGGAGACCCTGGGGGACG gtgCCTTGAGCGAGGTGCCCAGACTACAAAGCCAGGACATGCAGCCCTCGGGAATAGACCAGCAGCTGCTCATGGCCATCATTGGCTCCGTGTCCGTCACCTGCCTCACCATCCTTTTTGCCCTCTTGGCACTTTTCCTTATCAAGAAGAATTTTTTTCACCGGCGCCGGACCTTCACCTACCAGTCTGGCTCA GGGGAAGAGACCATCCTGCAGTTCAACTCAgggaccctgaccctgacccgcCGGCCaaagccccagcctgagcccctcaGCTACCCCATCCTGGAGTGGGAGGACATCAAATTTGAGGATATGATTGGAGAGGGGAACTTCGGGCAGGTCATCAGGGCAATGATCAAAAAGGACGGCCTGAAAATGAATGCAGCCATCAAGATGCTGAAAG AGTTTGCCTCAGAGAACGACCACCGGGACTTTGCGGGGGAGCTGGAGGTGCTGTGCAAACTGGGACACCACCCCAATATCATCAACCTGCTGGGGGCCTGTGAGAACAAAG GCTACCTGTACATTGCTATTGAGTATGCTCCCTATGGGAACCTGCTGGATTTCCTCCGGAAAAGCCGAGTCCTAGAGACTGACCCGGCCTTCGCGAAGGAGCATGGGACGGCATCTACCCTCAcgtcccagcagctcctccagttTGCTTCCGACGTGGCCAAGGGAATGCAGTATCTAAGCGAGAAGCAG TTCATtcacagggacctggcagccagGAACATTCTGGTGGGGGAGAACCTGGCTTCCAAGATCGCCGACTTTGGCCTTTCCCGAGGGGAGGAGGTCTATGTGAAGAAAACCATG GGCCGCCTGCCAGTTCGCTGGATGGCCATCGAGTCACTGAACTACAGCGTGTATACCACCAAGAGCGATGT GTGGTCCTTTGGGGTGCTGTTGTGGGAGATTGTCAGCCTGG gaggaACTCCTTACTGTGGGATGACGTGTGCCGAGCTCTACGAGAAACTGCCGCAGGGATATCGTATGGAGAAGCCCCGCAACTGTGATGATGAGGT GTATGAGCTGATGAAGCAGTGCTGGCGAGACCGCCCCTACGAGCGCCCGCCCTTCGCTCAGATCTCCATGCAACTTATCCGGATGCTGGAGGCCAGGAAG gCCTATGTGAACATGGCCTTATTCGAGAACTTCACGTACGCCGGCATCGACGCCACAGCGGAGGAGGCCTGA